TTCtgcaaaaagggagaaaaacaaacaagtaaaataaaaataaaagcaggcaGATTACACGAGCTCTGTTTTCCCCCattcctctctcttccctcctcctctggctCCCCCACCCTCCCCTCTCCCGTCCCTCtatgttttcctttccatgcCAATAACTGCAAGGCTGTAATTTCAAAGCCTCGGCGgctttcccagtgctggaggaaTGTGCCGGTGCCTGGGATGGATCCTCAGGGagctgcacagccccacaggcaggaggtgctgggcagaggggcacTTGGGACATCCCTGGAGGatgcttttccccctttttcatCTCCTTGAAACAGCCTCCTTATTGTCACCTCAAATCCTCAGCCTCCCCAGGtttaaaatccaaatttaatttctgtgaaatagTAACAGGgttcatctcctcctcctctgcctgtggTCTTGGGATAAGAGAAAGGGCTCTCCTTTCGGCTGGGACGGGTCACACTGAATTCCACTGAGTGCAAGGACAGCACTTCGTGGTCAGAACATGTCAGGCTTGAGAATTGCCCAAAGAGCCCCATTGCTGCATTTACACCCCTATTTACACTTCTGTGAGAGGCTGGGTGAGCACTGGAGatgtgggagaggaaaaaacacagcCCTACAGAAGCCAAGCCAGCTGGGACCACAAAGTTAAGCCAGAGTCTTCCAAGTCTTTTTCTAGGAAAAGTTCTTTTCAACCCCTGTGTGCCTGTTGTCTTTTGTCATTAGATCCCTCCTATGATGCAGTCAGGAGAACAGGATGGGGCACTAATGGGAATTCTGGCCTCTCCAAAAGTAAGTTGTCCCAATGGGAATCACAAACTGTGCAATGGAAGATTAAAATGAGACTTGGGCACAGTTGGCCTGTGTCAGAGGGGCAGAAGATTTGGGAACAGATAAGAGGTAGAACTGGGGACAGATAAGAAGTAGAATGATGTTATGGACAGAGTAATACTTGTAGGGTTTGGTTAAGGGGCCAGGAGCAAATCCTCTTAACAGACACCCTGTTAATCACGGGCCTGTCCCATGCTGTGATGGTTTTAGGGACAGATCTGGACAATCTAAGAGTTTCTGCCAACTTTCCAAAAAGGCAAAGTCCAGCAGGCAGATGGGGCCCctttgctccagccctgctcatgCCCAGTTCTTGTTCTTACTGGGTTTAGGGTGCCTTGGATTCCTAGTAGGGGagtgtagtggttttggtttgatttgattttttggtttttgatttttgatttCTGGGCATCCCAGACCAATTCTCTGTCCCTAAAATCGTGTTGCAGCTGGCCCAGCCTGCTGGCTCTGAGccactgtcccctgtcccactgctggggcttctccctgggcagggtgggcacGTCTGACCCTCAGCAAGGTACTCCTGCTGTAAATCCCCATGGCAGCACCTGGCAGAGTTCCCTCCCTTGgctctgcagcttcctgagcTGTGCTCACCCCAAATGTGAGAATTATTCTTTGAGTCAGTTTTCTGTTGTGAGAAATGATacaaggaggaggagcagatCTTCCTGTTGAAGGGATTTATACAAACCATCATGGTATTTTCAACTAAATGTTTGATAAAccccaattttctttttttttgcctaaaaaataatttgcatttgaaaaacaTGTGGGAAAAGCTCTAATATGGAAGGAGATCAGCATTTGTACATTTAATAATCCAATTTTTTGTTCATAACATGGATGCAAACTAGAATGGAAGTTGAGTTGcagtaaaagacagaaaattaatgaaatatctACATAATACTTTCCTTGTCTCACGGACTATTTGGCAAATTATAAATATCTATGTAATGCTTTCCTTCTTggtgtattttcattttacactgAAATTTTAGATTTCTAGGGAGACATCTCTTAATTTTATAGTGCAAGCCCCAAACTATCAGCTCTTAGTCCAAGCAAACCTTTCCCTTGCAGTTGCTGTGATTCCTGTGGGATGTGTTTTGTACTTTGTACAAaccccttctctctttccaggCCCTCCCGTCGCAGGGACGCAAAATGTGAATAAGACAACGGAACAGCAGCGGCCCCAGCCAGGTGAGGGTGGGGTCTGTGACCCTTGGGCTGGGGGAATTCACGtgtggagcagccccaggcagggccaggcaggggaGGGCTCAGGACCacggctgggctgtgccagctgctcttcccaaggggctctgtggctgctctgccccCGGGCCAGGATCTGCAGTGTCTCCATGGGCTGATCCCCTTGGAGCATCCCAGCTTGTCCCATGCCAGCAGGGTTTCCCCGGCCCAGAGCAGGGTGGGGGAGGGAAGCAGCCCCTCTGGGTAGCGCAGGGGGtgttccctgctgcctccccaccTTCCCTGCCCGGCACAGCTGCTTCCCATCCCCTTCCTCTGCTCCGGGGCTTGGCTCTCTTGGAACAGGTTCAATCCACCAGCAAACGCTGCAGATCCAAATCACCACAACcagagagaggcagagcagaagtgTAGAGATTAGGGCTGAGGAGGCCCCacagaaagggaaggaattCATTCCTAATAAATACTTCGTGGGGTTTTCAAGAACCACTCAGCCTTGGTGGAGCCAGCGACAAACTCCTGTTACTCTCATCTCTCTAATGCTGTGTTTCCCCCACAAAGAGAGATTTGGGTGAATATTTCCTGccctcccagggcagcaagCTCAGCTGCTAACAAGAGAATCTGAAAATCTCATCTGCTCTCCTTTTTATTTAGCTCTTTTTTGTTAGGAGAAATATATTTGCTTCTGCTTTGTGGCTGTTCTCCTATccctcaggtttttttccacgTTTGATGTGTTCTGGTTGCCACATAGTGCAGGGTATGTCCAAGGAGCTCCCAGACTGCAAAAGCAGGCAGGTCTGAGAGCAGTGCCAGAAACTGTGGCTGTGAAATTTCGGATTCCTGAAATACCTGGTGGTTGTTTgctaagaaagaaagaaggagcaCTTCCAGGCCCTGAGAGAAGGGATAGAAggagtaaagaaagaaaatgaaaatttggttTCTAGGACAAACATAATGACCTGGACTTTCTTTTTGATGAAACATCCTTTAAATTTTGTtggttgatttttcttttttactttattttttagatCCCTACCAAATCCTGGGGCCTACCAGCAGCCGTCTTGCCAATCCAGGTGAGTTCGTTTTATGTTTCAGACCCCCTTTACCAAAGAGGTGAATTTTCCTTTGGAGCTGTTGCTCCAGCGTacactggggcagcagctgctgtccctgcacccCTGGGGGGACCTGTGAGAGCCACTGAACTCAGCAGCTGTGACCTCACAAGGGCTTTTGCCAAAATCCTTACAGAAAAGTGAGGAAAGTGGTGCAACAGCACCTCTGTCGGGACAAAATCCCCATCCCGGATGTCCTGACCCAAACCCAGCAATTTCTGAGAAGAGCTTTATAGGGGGCTTAAGTGCTGGTCTCTCAGATTTGCAGCACAGATTAATTTTCCACTGCCTGCTGTGGGTTACAAGaacaaaggcagaaaacatCTCTGAAAGTCACAGTGTAACTGTCCCTAGCACATCATCTGCAGTAAATAATCCCTGATTTTAGGGAGTAAGTAATTTGCCTGGAGCAAATCCTGCTCAAACTAAACAAACTTGTACACATGGGATGGCTGTAAGGAAACATCCTCCTAAGACTCTTAACATATCCTTAACTACTTGTACAACTACACTGAGTAAAACCAGGAGTCATCTGGGGAGCAAATCATCCCATGTAACTCAGATCACCCACTGGAAAGAGAGCTGGAGGTATCCAAAACAATCTCCATGGCAAGCAGAGAGCAGTGGAGGGGTGAAGTACACTGTGCTAACCAGTCAGTGAAAACTCTGCAGAGCAGTGTCCTCACAGAAAGCTCTGTTTATGAACAGCCTGAGGATTTTGAGGCCAAAGGCAACCATTATGAAATGTAATGTGACCTCAGGCCCAGGCCCAGAACAAAGGGCTGAGTAACTTGTTTGCTGGGAACAGTTTATCCACTCCTAGGGCCGCCTTTCCAAGGCCTGAAGGAGCAGTTCCCAGTCGAGATCGAGATAGCCCTTCTGTTTCCTGCCTTTGTGTGTGCCCCGAGCAGGAAGGCCCGAGTCATTTCCTTTCCCCtggctgtgtctgcagggagcgggcagatccagctgtggcagttcctgctggagctgctgtcgGACAGCTCCAACGCCAGCTGCATCACCTGGGAAGGCACCAACGGCGAGTTCAAGATGACGGACCCCGACGAGGTGGCGCGGCGCTGGGGTGAGAGGAAGAGCAAACCCAACATGAATTACGACAAGCTGAGCCGGGCGCTGCGATACTACTACGACAAGAACATTATGACCAAAGTGCACGGCAAGAGGTATGCCTACAAATTTGACTTTCACGGCATCGCCCAGGCCCTGCAACCCCACCCCACCGAGTCCTCCATGTACAAGTACCCATCGGATCTGTCCTACATGCCGTCCTACCATGCCCACCAGCAGAAGGTGAACTTTGTGCCCCCACACCCCTCCTCCATGCCTGTCACATCATCCAGTTTCTTTGGAGCGGCCTCCCCCTATTGGACCTCCCCTGCAGGAAGCATTTACCCCAACCCCAACGTGCCCCGCCACCCCAACGCCCACGTCACACCACACTTGGGCAGCTATTACTAAATGCTTTGATCTGCCAGTGGCCTTGAGCAGTCTGTTTGAACTTTTTCTTTACTCCTGGGATTTGTATGGTTTTTGGGGGGACCCTTGATGGATAATTGTGGCCTTTCTGGGGAAGAATTAAAACTGGATTTTTGTTATTCCTGGACCAAACCTTTTACTTTTGTAACTTTGCCTCTTGTGTCTTGAACTGAGAGATGGAAGCTCCTGTAGGCCAGTACTCTGCATTTTCCTTGGGGTTTAAGGCTTGTGTCCTCTGTAGGAAGTGACAGTGAAGATGGTTCACTATTCCCTGAAATGATTATTAGCTTTTGGATGAGAGCAATTTTTAAGGATTCAAAGGCTTTTGACAAGGCATAGATCCAGCAGTGGGTCGTAGGAAAAGATGACCACAGTGGGGTTTTTCTCACTGGCCATTTGACCATTCAGTGGAGGACGTTGGGCTGCAGGGGACCACAACTGGAATCTTAGCTCTAAGGCAGAGGAGGATTTTCACCCAACtggaaattaaatatatatatatattcatatatatatatatatatgtacatgtatATTTTAAGAAGTAAAGGGCATTGAAGGAACTTTTCTAGAGTACAACTTCATTTGACTGTGTGTGAACTCAGCAAGCAGCAGAAACCAGAACAAAGCGTAAGGCAAAGTCAAGCACAGACATTCCTGGGAAGCAGAAGTGAAGTGAATAAACGACAGCAGgtccctggctctgcctgaGCCGCGGGGCTCTGGAAGCACCGATTCGCGAACGCTGTGCGTTTGTCAGACCGTCAAACCAAGGGTCAACAAACCAGAAGGCAAATTACTGTATAAATTATGCAGAGTTATTTTTCCCTATATCtcacagttttaaaagaaagagtaaataAAACGAGTTGACCTCGGTCACAAATGCAGGTTTGTTTTTTACTATCAGCTcggttgttttttgtttatttttttaatgtaatttgtaCATCTTTTCAATGTGTACATTTGGGCTGTAGCTTTGTActttttgctaaaaaaaaacaaaaataaaaaataagacatGAGTAATGTATCTGTTGGAGATAGGCTTAGTCCTGCAATTGGATCCATGACTGACCCCCAAAGTGGCCAGAAACCCTCCAGATTGCCCTAGGTTTGTCTAGAGGAGAGGATTTTCTGTATTAGTCTGGTGTAGCTGTCTGCAAATTAGCTCCACTTACTCCCATGTTTGCATTGAGGCTGATTGAAAACAGGCCCTAACATCTCAAGGCAACCATTGCAATATTCTGTGATCGCTTTTCACCCAAATCCTGAACTTTGGGAAGATCCTAACCACTTCATAGATAAAAAGACTAAATACTTCTCTTTTGGATGGCTTCTGCTGGGGGGTTCTGTGGAAATCTGACCCCTTCCAGAGCTCTGAGCCATCCCCAGCTTTGCAGATGTGAATGTGACGCTGCACAAGCGGCGGTTTGGTGCCATAAACAGAGGGTAAACCACAAGCGTTTGGGGTTTGGAACAGATGTCTGGGGGGTGAAATTTCCATGTACAACCCATTAGCTGACTTGTATTAAGTGGCAGCCAATTAACAGGATCACAACTATCTAGTCTAGACCAACCCCTGGGACTCTGTGGGGGCGGGATTTGGTCCATGTGCATCCCATTGCAGGAGGGGAGTCTGAAACCAGAGCATGGGAGTCTGCTCAGAACGTTAAACACAAGCACTGATGCCATTATTTAACAAAGTGGGAAGAGAAGATCAAGCTACTACAGTTAGGTCTTAGTGCTTTCAGGGTGTTTTTAAGCAACATTTCTGCCATAATAGCAAAATTTAAGTATGAAGGAACTACCCATGGAAATGGGGCTTTTGCTACTATATATATGCAATGTACTTTTtggatattaaaatatatataattttgcaAGCTATCttggtgggttgtttttttttttaatatgtattaaTGTTACAATGAAACAGTTGTATGAAGAAgatgatgtaaaaaaaaaaaaagtgacaaaataaaTGGTGGTTTTCTTCTCTAAGGCATCAAATTGTCCcactctctccctcccctctcaCACTTGCATGcacttgaaattaaatttagctaaaaagggaaagaaagcagCTCCACGGTAGTGGCAACCCATCCTGATCCCTGTAGTATTGACCACTCATTCCAGAAAATTGTTGCCAGAGATTGTCAGACTGGATTTGGTTATTGAAGGGATTAAAAGCCAGGCTCAGGCTTTTGTCCATGGAGAGACAGAGAAAGTGGGagggcagccagagctcagcagctgaaCTGTCAAGGTGGCTCTTGGGGTGCCCCAGGGCCGCCCAGGAATGTCAGTGTGTGCTCAGCCTGCTCCTGTTTCCCACCTATCCCCAAACCCCAGGGAGAGCCAGTGCTCCAGAGCATTCCTGAGGTGGAGGCTGCAAAAACAAGCTGTGCCAAGGAATCTTCTGATTGTGGATAAAGGTCAGGCTGAGGCACTTCCTGCACTTTTGCATGGTGGTCCTGAGAGATATCTGGAGCTCCTGCAGACCTGATAAAGCCTTGGGAAGGCAGGGCTGCACAAGCACAGCACTTCCTTCCTGCACACAACCTTTTGTTGCTGAGCTCCGGGACAAAGCTTGATTGGCTCGGGAAAAGGGCCACTTCCAgccccccagagctgctccttctcTGGATTCCAACAGAGTTGCTCAATTTAGTCACAAGAGCGGGTGGTTTGTTGCTTATCTCCGTTGTTTTCCACTGCAGCACCAGCGAGATTAATTCTGGCTGTGCAGCATCAGTGGAAATATcaagtattttatttgaataccatgtcctgcctgcctgccagtAATAGGAAAATCAGAAGTCAAGATTGCACAAAAGCATCTAAAGGCAGAATCTGGAGGTTATCAGAGTGCAAAGATGTCCCTCATAGCAAAATTTGGCCAGCAGGAaccttggggggaaaaaaaaagacgtTTGGAAATAACCAACAATTTAAGAAGCATCTGATTCTGGCCTGCCCAGTGTGTTAAATGAGCCCTCCTGAGATGGGAGGTGATCAACAGCATCCCAGCTCAGGTCTTCTCTGCCTCCTTTCATCCTTCCCTTCAGGGTACTTGCTGGCATTAATCCTTTCTAGTATTCACTAGTATTTCTCTTcagatattaattttttctagtttttgctAATATTTAGCTCTAGACAGATTTTTCCTCCTACTCTGGGAATTCCCATGGAATCCAGAGATCATAGAGCAAGGAGATCTCACCCCAGAGTGCCAGAGAGCCTCACACTGCTGAGGCACTTCCCAGATAACTTTTAGAGCATTTTCATAGGATCTTGATAATTTacattcctcacacagagtaaTAAGACAGAGATTGGTAATTTGTACCCCTCAAAATCAGCCTGGCTTTGTCACGTTGGAGgtgccagggatgggaacagggagatctgccctcccagcccaagTTTCTGGGGCACACTGGGACAAAGCAAACAAGGAATTTGACAGCCCTAATGCTactctctgcttttcccaggagGACAAGGCAGATTGAATTCAAATATTTCAGGCTTAAATCAGAAAGTTTACCAGGCAGATGGTTGGGATCACATGGCTGTGAGCTGGGAGTCAGCAGGGGCAGCAGAAAACCTTCCCTGCATCGACGTTCAGGACTCAGAGCTCTCTGGGAAACCCAGCTCCCATTGCAATCAGGGTGAATTCAGCTGCTAATTTCCAGGGATCTGGTATTTCCCCAGGATTTCTGTTCCACCAGCCTCAAACCATGACTGGGATCTAGCTCAAACATGCCAAAGTGGAATTAACTCTACATTCCACTATCAGAGTGCAGCCTGTACATGGAATAGAATCAGCGATGGCTTTACAGGCTCAGAGCTCTGGCTCTCTTGGCTGGATCTCTGTGCTACTTTTCTCTGTTTGAGCTGGTC
This portion of the Vidua macroura isolate BioBank_ID:100142 chromosome 22, ASM2450914v1, whole genome shotgun sequence genome encodes:
- the FLI1 gene encoding Friend leukemia integration 1 transcription factor isoform X5; amino-acid sequence: MTASGSPDFGQPHKINPLPPQQEWINQPVRVSVKREYDHMNGSRESPVDCSMNKCGKLVGAGTESNPMSYSTYMDEKNGPPPNMTTNERRVIVPADPTLWTQEHVRQWLEWAIKEYGLMEIDTTIFQNMDGKELCKMNKDDFLRTTSPYNTEILLSHLSYLRESSSLLVYNTPSHTDSSRLATKEGPPVAGTQNVNKTTEQQRPQPDPYQILGPTSSRLANPGSGQIQLWQFLLELLSDSSNASCITWEGTNGEFKMTDPDEVARRWGERKSKPNMNYDKLSRALRYYYDKNIMTKVHGKRYAYKFDFHGIAQALQPHPTESSMYKYPSDLSYMPSYHAHQQKVNFVPPHPSSMPVTSSSFFGAASPYWTSPAGSIYPNPNVPRHPNAHVTPHLGSYY
- the FLI1 gene encoding Friend leukemia integration 1 transcription factor isoform X3 translates to MFQTVPDTSSYVKEALSVVSDDQSLFDPTYGAAAQLPKDMTASGSPDFGQPHKINPLPPQQEWINQPVRVSVKREYDHMNGSRESPVDCSMNKCGKLVGAGTESNPMSYSTYMDEKNGPPPNMTTNERRVIVPADPTLWTQEHVRQWLEWAIKEYGLMEIDTTIFQNMDGKELCKMNKDDFLRTTSPYNTEILLSHLSYLRESSSLLVYNTPSHTDSSRLATKEDPSYDAVRRTGWGTNGNSGLSKSPPVAGTQNVNKTTEQQRPQPDPYQILGPTSSRLANPGSGQIQLWQFLLELLSDSSNASCITWEGTNGEFKMTDPDEVARRWGERKSKPNMNYDKLSRALRYYYDKNIMTKVHGKRYAYKFDFHGIAQALQPHPTESSMYKYPSDLSYMPSYHAHQQKVNFVPPHPSSMPVTSSSFFGAASPYWTSPAGSIYPNPNVPRHPNAHVTPHLGSYY
- the FLI1 gene encoding Friend leukemia integration 1 transcription factor isoform X4 gives rise to the protein MDGTIKEALSVVSDDQSLFDPTYGAAAQLPKDMTASGSPDFGQPHKINPLPPQQEWINQPVRVSVKREYDHMNGSRESPVDCSMNKCGKLVGAGTESNPMSYSTYMDEKNGPPPNMTTNERRVIVPADPTLWTQEHVRQWLEWAIKEYGLMEIDTTIFQNMDGKELCKMNKDDFLRTTSPYNTEILLSHLSYLRESSSLLVYNTPSHTDSSRLATKEDPSYDAVRRTGWGTNGNSGLSKSPPVAGTQNVNKTTEQQRPQPDPYQILGPTSSRLANPGSGQIQLWQFLLELLSDSSNASCITWEGTNGEFKMTDPDEVARRWGERKSKPNMNYDKLSRALRYYYDKNIMTKVHGKRYAYKFDFHGIAQALQPHPTESSMYKYPSDLSYMPSYHAHQQKVNFVPPHPSSMPVTSSSFFGAASPYWTSPAGSIYPNPNVPRHPNAHVTPHLGSYY